DNA from Arthrobacter sp. PvP023:
ACTCTCCGGCCGGCGCACCGGGCCGGAGCTTCTGCGACGCCACGTTGTCCACGATCTCCACCGGGCCCTCTGCCCAGTTGGTGCCCGCCGCATCCTTCACCTGGAACTGTGAACCGAGGGCCAGCGGGTCCCTGTTGAAAGTTACGGAAACCTTCTCCGGCGGAGTGGCCACGGTGGAACCCTGGGCCGGGCTGCTGGACTCAGCGGCGTCGTGGGCTGAGGCGGGCGCAGCTGCGGCCAGCACGGCGGCCGTGAAAAACAGTGCCCCGATGAGGGCGCTCAGCAGGTGGCGGATGGAACGCATGCGGGGCTACTCCTGTGTGTTGGCTTCCTTACAGACTAGGCGAAATCGCGGGGTCGCAACCCGGCAACCTACTAGGATTCAAGTAATCCCCAACACTCTCCCCCGGAGGACTAATGCTTAAGCAGGGCTCTGCACTGGACCGGTACTTCAAGATTTCCGAACGGGGGTCAAACTACTCCCGCGAGATCCGCGGAGGCTTTGCCACGTTCTTCGCCATGAGCTACATCGTGGTGCTGAATCCCCTAATCCTTTCCGGCCCCGACTCCAGCGGCACAACCCTGGGCTTCCCGGCCGTCGCCGCCGTCACTGCTTTTGCCGCGGGCATCCTGACCATCCTCATGGGCGCCTGGGCAAAGCACCCGTTCGCCATGGCCACCGGGCTGGGCGTCAACGCTTTCGTGGCTGTTACTGTCGCCACGAATCCGGGCCTGACCTGGCCGGACATGATGGGCCTGGTTGTCCTCTCAGGCGTCACCATGCTGATCCTGGTCCTCACCGGTTTCCGGACCGCCGTGTTCAAGGCTGTTCCGGATGGCCTCAAGACGGCCATCGTGGTGGGCATCGGCCTGTTCATCGCCCTGATCGGGCTAGTCAACGCCGGCTTCGTCCGCCGTATCCCGGATGCCGCCGGCACCACTGTCCCGGTGGGCCTTGGCTTCGACGGCAAGCTCCTGGGCTGGCCCACCCTGGTGTTCGTCTTCGGACTCATCCTGACCATCGGCCTGCTGGTCCGCAAGGTCAAGGGCGCCATCCTCATCGGCATCATCGCCTCCACCATTCTGTCCGTCATCCTTGAATTCACCCTGCACATCGGCCCCAGCTTCGACGGCAAGAACTTCAACCCGCAGGGCTGGTCCCTGGTGGCACCGAAATTCACCGAATGGGCTGCACCCGACCTGTCACTGATAGGCAAGGCCAACCCGATCGGCGCGTTCGAACACCTCGGTTTCGTTGCCGCAACGCTGCTGGCCTTCGTGATCCTGCTCAGCATCTTCTTCGACGCCATGGGCACCATGGTGGGCCTGGCCAACGAAGCCGGCACCGTGGACAAGGACGGCAACATCCCGGACGTGGACCGCGTGCTGCAGGTGGACGCCCTCGGCGCGATCGTGGGCGGCGGCGCGTCCGTTTCCTCCAACCAGATCTATGTGGAATCCGGCGCAGGCATCGGCGAGGGCGCACGCACGGGCCTGGCCTCGATCGTCACCGGACTGCTGTTCCTGGTGGCCATGTTCTTCACGCCGCTGATCAACCTGGTCCCGTTCGAGGCCGTGGCCCCCGCCCTCGTGGTGGTGGGCTTCATGATGGTTTCGCAGGTGGGCAAGATCGACTGGCAGGACTGGGGCATCGCGATTCCCGCATTCCTGACCTTCACCCTGATGCCGTTCACCTACTCCATCGCCAACGGCCTGGGCGCCGGTTTCATCGCGTACGTGCTGATCCGCACGTTCCAGGGCCGGGTGCGCGACATCCACCCGCTGATGTGGGCCGTTGCCGCCGCGTTCCTGCTGTTCTTCGGCATCGGGCCCATCGAGCAGGCGCTCGGTATTCACTAGGTCTCGGCGCCGTTTAGGCGTGGTGTCCGGGATTCGGGACAGTCCGACGGCGGCGGGGCTGGTTTTCGGGGCTCCGCTGCGGTGAGCTTGGAGTATGCCTCGCACAGCCCTCACAGTCGACATCCCGCCGCTCACGTGGAGGGGCCGTTTCGACGGCGACGCCGCCGAGCACCGCCGCTGGTGGCAGGCGGTCACGCCGTACCGCCACGAAACTGCCGCGGCGCAAAGCCTTGAACCTGGCCGTCGTCCCGCCGTCATTCTCGGTTTCAGCAGCGATGCCGGCGTGCTGCGCAACAAGGGCCGGGTGGGCGCCGCCGCTGCCCCCGCCGCCATCCGGGCCGCTCTCGGTCCGCTCGCGTTCCACCTCCCGCGCGAGGTGTTCGACGCCGGTGATGTCACCGTTAGGGACAACGCGCTGGAGGCCGGCCAAGCGCGCGCCGGGCTGGCCGTTTCTGAAATGCTCGACGCCGGCAACCTCACCGTGCTGCTGGGCGGGGGCCATGAGACCGCGTTCGCCAGCTACCTTGGTGTGGCCGGTTCCGAAGCCGTCCGCAGCGGGAAGCGCCTGGGGGTACTTAACCTCGACGCGCACTTCGACCTTCGGGAAGCACCCGAACCGTCCTCGGGCACGCCTTTCCTCCAGATGGCGCGTGCGGAGGAAGCCACCGAACGCGCACTGAACTACGCCGTCGTCGGGATCTCCGAGCCCAACAACACCCGCGTGCTCTTCAATACCGCTCACCGGCTGGACGTGAAGTACCTTCTCGACGAGGACTGCACTGCCGAAGCAACCCGGCAGTTCGTGGCCGGCTTCCTGGACACCGTGGACGTGCTTTACCTGACCATCGACCTGGACGTGCTGCCCGCAGCAGTCGCCCCGGGAGTCAGCGCGCCCGCGGCGTTCGGGGTACCCCTGCCCGTGATCAGCTCCGTGTGCCGCCAGGTGGCTGCCAGCGGGAAACTGCTGCACCTGGACGTAGCCGAACTGAACCCGAAGTTCGACATCGACCAGCGCACGGCCAAGGTGGCCGCGCGGCTGGTCAACACGCTGCTGGGTTAGGAGCGTCGCCTGCCGTCAGTCCCGGAAGGTGACGACGGCGGTGGCCCACGGTCCCAGCGTTACCGCCAGGGCGCCGTCGTCCGCTGATGATGCCTCCGCCGGCGCCGCCTGCGCCCGGGCACCCGCGGATGCCCCGATGACCGTCACGTCAGCCGCCGCCGAAGCAGTTCCTTCGGGAAGGGTGAGGCGAACTGCGGCCTCCCGCGGACTGAGGTTGCCCAGGAACAGTTGCAGGCCGGCGGCCGACTGCACCGGATAGACCGTCACGGAGTTCGTCCCGTGGGGCCGGTGTGACAGTGCGGGAGCGGAGCCCAGCACCGGGGCGCCCTTGCAGGCAGCGAGCCTCTGCAGCAGCTCCCCTGCCGGGTTGAGCGTGCCGTCTGTCCCGATGATGCCGCGCGGCCGGCCGGCTTCGAAGTACGTCACGGAGGCGACGCCGTCCACGGTGAGGGCAGCGAGGCTGGCGAGGGTCCAGGCCGCGGTGAAGCTGTGGTCCTGTAGCTCGTCCCCCCCGGCCTCCTGGTCCGGGGCGTGAAGCCTGGGTTTCAACGTGATGGGTCCGACGTGCACGGGACGCCCGTCACCCAGCTTCAGGGCGTTGGCCGCGGCGAGCCGCTGCACAGGGACAGTCTCCACAATGTGGGGAACCTCCGTGCTGTGGACCTGCGGCGCCAGGCTGAAAGTCAGGGCGTCGGCGTCCTGCGGAACGGGGCTGCCGTCACTGCTGCCTGCAACCCAGCGGTTGAGTTCGGTGAAATGTGAGCGCGTGCCGGCCAGAAGCTGTCCGCTGAAGCCCGACTCGTCCAGCGATGCCTTCAGCGCGCCAAACGCTGCCGGGTCAGTGCACTGGGTCCCGGGGTGGAACAGGGCAAGACGGACGATCCGCGAGAGCTGACCTCCCAAGGCGCCCCTGAGAGCCTCCGCAACGCCGTCGGCTGATTCAGACACGACCCGCACGTCCAGTGCAGCGCCGTGGCGGTCCGCCTCCTTGGTTGCGGCGGCAAGCTTGCCTGGCCAGAGTTCCCGGGGCTCGTAGAGTTCCACCAGGACGGCGTCGAGGCCGGGGAGCCGTGATCCTTCCCCGATGTTTCCGGCGGCCGCTTGCGTTGAGTCCGCTTCCGTTGAGTCAACGGACAGGGCCAGCGCCGGAACGGTTCCCGCGGGCTCGCCCACCGTGAAGGCCGCTTGCTCGTGGCTTTCGCTGAGGGGGTTGTCCGGCGTCTCGATGCTGAGGGCTTCGATGCTGACCGACTGCTGCACGGTGTCCTCAGCGGCAACGTCCACCGGGATGGGCAGCGCGGACGGGGTGCTGTACGTCTTGAAGGAACCGTCGCTCCAGTTCCGCTGGTCCTCGGTCTCGAAGATGTCTCCTGAGAAGCCAAGGTCAAAGGCGGTGCCGGCGTCGGCCCATTCCAGCGAAGAAATGTCCGTGAAGACCAGGTCCGGCCTGATATCCGTGGGGAAGGCCCCGCTGGTGGCGGTGCCGTCCGGGGACACCACGTTGACGTCCCGTCCGGCTTCACTGGTGGGATGGAGGACCACCAGGCCGATCCGGTTGCGCCGGAACGCCGTTTTCGCCCGGCCGGAGAAGGACACTTCGACCGTGGCCGGGGTGATCCGGAGCATCAGCATGCCTTCGTACGCCGGGCCGGTGCGCGGCGCCCCTGGACCTTTCGCTGCGCCGGGTGCCGCGTAGTCAACGTGGATCCGGAGGCTGATACCGTCGTCGTCCTTCAGCTCCGCGACATCCCGGACCGACGGCGCAAAGGTGCGCCATTCGTGGTCCCGCACCACCGCCTTGATGGCACGGAGGACGGGGCGGCCACCGTAGCTGATGTTTGCCAGTTCGTCCCCGATCAGCTCCGCCGTCCAGACGCCCACTGCGAGCTTGCGGATCTGCGGATCAAGGCGCTGTTCGAGCGGCGGGCGCTGGTCGGCAACCGCGGCGGCGGACACTTGGGCGGGCAGTGTTGCGGAGTGCTCGGTAGACACGGGAGGCTGCTCTCTGGTGGCTGGTGACTGCGCCCAGCTGACCCCGGGCCGGTCCTGTGGACTTGACGATATCCGATGAGGCGCGGGGGCTCAATGGCCGTCCACGAGCACTTACCGGGCGGCGTCGTAACCGGCGAGCAGGCGGCGGGACGCGGGACGCGGACGATTGATTGAGTCACCGCCCGGGTGGGAGGGTCAGTGCGGAGGCGGCCCCGATGCCACCGCCTGGCGCAGCAGTGCCTGCGCGGACCACCGCATGGAGGCCACCGCCTGCTCCCGCGTGAGTCCGCCGATATCCGTGAGCCAGACCAGGGCCTCGATGCCGATCGCGCTGCGGATGGTCAGCGCCAGCGCCCGCATGGCCGCCGGCGACCAGGTGCTGCGAAGCGGGTGCAGGGATTCCTCGATCCAGGCGATGGCCCGCCCCTGCCGCAACGGCAGCGGCGAATCCTCTTTGGCCTCTTCAAGTGAGAGCCGCAGCATGGTGCGCTGTTGCGCCTCCGTCCGGACAATCAGTTGCGTGAATTCGAGCACGACGGCGTCCAGCCGGGCGGCGGGATCCTCCGGGGCATCGGGCGGAAGAAGGGATGTCCGCGCGGTCTCCGGATGCGCGGCTGCCAACAGCTCACGCTGGCCCGGGAAATAGCGGTAGGCGGTGCTGCGGGCGACGCCGGCAGCAGCGGCCGCGTCATCCACTGTGGGAGTGAGGCCGGCAGCCACCGCCTCCCGGGCCGCCGCCACGAGGGCCTGGAACGTCCGCTGCTTCTGGCCCGTCCGCCCGCCGGCCTGATAGGGGGTTGACATGGACCTTATGGTACTCCAGTCTTGTTATGGGACATAAGTCCCATAAGCTCCTCAGTGAAGAGGCAGTCCCATGGATGCAGCCAGCAACCCCGCGGTTATCAGCCCCGCAGCCGTCAACCCCACAGCCATCATCCGGGGGCGGGCGGAAGGCGAACGGCGCTGGTTCTTCGGCGGCGGAGTCCACACCTGGAAAGCCAAGGCCGAGGAGACCGGCGGGGCCTTCATGATGTTCGAAGACGAGATGTCCGGCGGCAAGATGACGCCGCTGCACACACATCCCGATTCGGACGAAACCATGTTCATCCTGGAAGGCGAGATCCTGGTTCACATGGACGGAAGAGAACACCGGGTCGGCGAGGGCGGCTTGATGGTCGCGCCCCGAGGTGTTCCCCACGCTTTTATGGTGACGTCCCCGCATGCCCGGATGCTTTGTTTGCACACACCGGGATGCTGCCAGGCTTTCTACTGGGATGCGAGCACGCCATTGGACGCCGGGGCCGGGGGCGGCGCCATGGATTTCGGCAAGGTGCAGGAGTCCGCGCGCAGGAACGGCGGGATTGCACTCCTGGGGCCGCCACCCTTCGGATCCCACTAAGGGCGAGGCTTAAAACAGGCTGTCCCTCCGGGGTTCGGTGAACCCGAAACCCGAAGGGACAAATGCCAGACATCCTACGTATTTTGACAGCGTCGGTAGAATGGACTGTGGCCAACCGGCGCATAGTTTAGAGAAAGTCCTGCAATGAGCTCAGCCATCCTGGAAACCCAGACCACCAACGCACGGTCCATCCGCCTGACCTTTTCCACCGTAGAAGAGGCCCACGACGGCCTGGACAGCGCCGTCAAGGAACTCATCGAAGCTGCCGTCGAGGACGGCAACTGCGGCATCCGCGTCACCCGCCACGAGCCGGGCGCGTTCACTGTGGCCCTGGACGAATCCGTCCCCTTCGGTGAGACCTACGAAGACATCGCCGCCTAACTCCGCAGCTTACGTTCGGCGGACCAGGTCCGCGGCTCAAGTCCTCCGGACCTGGACGCCGTCCGACTTCATAAAGAGCTGTGTGTCCAACGGACCCGAAGGCACCAGCCAAAGCACGTTTCCGCTCACGGAAATTTCCTCGACTTCACCTGCGGCCACCACATGCGCATGCTTGAGGATTTCCACCCGATCGCCTGCCTTGAGGGTTCTCCAGTCGGAAACTGTGGCAGCAAATGCCGCCCGCCTGGACAGAACCGTCCCCCGTGCTTTCATTGAACTTCTACCCCTTTGTATATGTTCTTTTGCCACAACATCATTGGTGTGGGCTTCATCACTACATCTTTAGTTCTACTACAATTCCCGGGCCCCCGCCTGTTGTGTCGCGCAGTATTTCGGGGGCACCGGGAAATTGTCATTCTTGATGCATAATATTCACTTTTAGGCCAGAATTCCGACGGCGGATTCGGCTGCCGCGCGCACCTCGCCCGAGGCGACGAGTCGGTCCGCGGCCTCCAGTTCCGGCGACAGGAACCTGTCCGTTCCCGGGCCGTCCACCACGTTGCGGAGCGCCGCGAGTACCGCTGCTCCGGCCGGCCCCGGGATGAGCTCTCCCCCGGACAGCTGGGTCCGCATGTCGATGGCCCGCGCCGACGTCACCAGCTCGATCGCCAGGACGCGGCGGAGGTTCTCCACGGCCTTGCGGAGCTTCCGGGCCGCGTGCCAGCCCATGGACACGTGGTCCTCCTGCATGGCCGAGCTGGGGATGGAGTCCACCGATGCCGGGACGGCGAGCCGCTTGTTGTCCGAGACCAGCCCGGCCTGCGTGTACTGCGCGATCATCAGGCCGGAATCGACACCGGGATCCGCAGCCAGGAAGGCGGGCAGCCCGTGTGAACGCGCCGGGTCCAGCATGCGGTCGGTACGGCGTTCGGCAATGGAACTCAAATCCGCCACGGTAATTGCCAGGAAATCCAAAACGTAGGCCACCGGGGCGCCGTGGAAATTGCCATTGGAACTCACGCGGCCGTCCGGCAGGACAACGGGATTATCGATGGCGGCGGCGAGTTCGCGCGAGGCGACGAGGGCTGCATGGTCCACGGTGTCGCGGACGGCGCCGGCCACCTGGGGTGCGCAGCGCAGCGAGTAGGCGTCCTGGACCTTGGTGTCATTGATCCGGTGCGAGGCCACGATCGGCGAGTTGGACAGGACCCGCAGCATGTTGTCCGCAGACGCCGCCTGGCCCGGGTGCGGGCGGAGGGCCGCGTGCAGCTCGGGCAGGAACACCTGGTCGGTGCCGAGCAGCGCCTCCACGCTGAGCGCGGCGGTGATATCCGCCGTCGTGAGCAGCTGGCGGATGTCCGCGATGGCCATCAGCAGCATGCCCAGCATGCCTTCGGTGCCGTTGACCAGGGCCAGGCCCTCCTTCTCGGCCAGGGTGACGGGTTCGATCCCGTGCTCGGCCAGCAGGTCGGCAACAGGCCTTTGGCCTTTGCTCCCGTACAGCGTGCCGTCCGGACCGGCGGCTTCGCCTTCGCCCATGAGGACAAGGGCGCAATGGGACAGCGGAGCGAGGTCGCCCGAGCAGCCGAGCGAGCCGAATTCGCGGACCACCGGAGTGATCCCGGCGTTGAGCACGTCCACCATGGTCTGTAGCACCACGGGGCGGACGCCCGTACGGCCGGAGGCGAGGGTCTTGGCGCGCAGGAACATGATGCAGCGGACCACTTCGCGCTCCACGGCCGGCCCCATGCCGGCGGCGTGGCTGCGGATCAGCGACTTCTGCAGCTGGGTGCGGAGCTCATTGGGGATGTGCCTGTTGGCCAGCGCCCCGAAGCCGGTGGAGATGCCGTAGGCCGGGACTTCGCTGTGGGCGAGGTCGTCGATGTGGGCGCGCACCTTGGCGACCGTGTCCAGGGCTTCCTGGGAGATGGTCACCCGGGCGTCGTGGCGGGCGACGGCGACGACGTCCTCGGGGGTGACGCCGCTGGAGCCGAGGGTGACGGTGAGCGGTTCGTGGGTGGTGAGAGTCATTGGGTGTTCCTACTTTTCGTTCATCGGGATGCGGACGCCGCGTTCCTTGGCGACCTCGAGGGCGCGGTCGTAGCCGGCGTCGGCGTGGCGGATGACGCCCATGCCGGGGTCGTTGGTGAGGAGGCGTTCGAGCTTTTCCGCGGCGAGGTCGGTGCCGTCGGCGACGGAGACCTGGCCGGCGTGGATGGAGCGGCCGATGCCGACGCCGCCGCCGTGGTGGATGGAAACCCAGGTGGCGCCGGAGGCGGTGTTGAGCAGGGCGTTGAGCAGCGGCCAGTCGGCGATCGCGTCGGAGCCGTCGGCCATGGCCTCGGTTTCGCGGTACGGGGAGGCGACCGAGCCGGAGTCGAGGTGGTCGCGGCCGATCACGATGGGTGCCTTGACCTTGCCTTCCTTGACGAGCTGGTTGAACAGCAGGCCGGCCTTGGCACGTTCACCGTAGCCCAGCCAGCAGATGCGGGCCGGCAGGCCTTCGAACTCGACCCGCTCCTGGGCGGCGTCGATCCAGCGGTGCAGGTGCTTGTTCTCCGGGAAGAGCTCCTTGATGGCCTCATCAGTGACGCGGATGTCCTCCGGGTCGCCGGAGAGCGCCACCCAGCGGAACGGGCCAAGTCCCTCGCAGAACAGCGGCCGGATGTAAGCCGGGACGAAGCCGGGGAACTCGAAGGCGCGGTTGTAGCCGCCTTTGCGGGCCTCGTCGCGGATGGAGTTGCCGTAGTCGAACACCTCCGCGCCGGCATCCTGGAACTCCACCATGGCCTGGACGTGCCTGGCCATCGACGCCTGGGCCTTCTTGGTGAAGCCTTCCGGGTCCGCGGCCGCCTCGGTGTGCCATTCCTCCACCGTGATGCCTTCGGGCAGGTAGCTCAGCGGATCGTGCGCGGAGGTCTGGTCCGTGACGATGTCCACGGTGAGCTCGCCGGCGTTGTGGCGGCGCAGGATCTCCGGGAAGACCTCGGCCGCGTTGCCGACGTAGCCCACGGACCAGCCGCGGCGCTCTTCCTTGGCCTTGAGCACCTTGGCGATCGCGGCGTCGAGGTCCGTTTCCACCTCGTCGAGGTAGCGCTTGCCGGCGCGGCGGCGCAGGCGGGTCTCGTCGACGTCGACAATCAGGCAGGCGCCGTCGTTCAGCGTGACGGCGAGCGGCTGGGCGCCGCCCATGCCGCCGCAGCCGCCGGTGAGGGTCAGGGTGCCAGCGAGGGTGC
Protein-coding regions in this window:
- a CDS encoding NCS2 family permease, whose protein sequence is MLKQGSALDRYFKISERGSNYSREIRGGFATFFAMSYIVVLNPLILSGPDSSGTTLGFPAVAAVTAFAAGILTILMGAWAKHPFAMATGLGVNAFVAVTVATNPGLTWPDMMGLVVLSGVTMLILVLTGFRTAVFKAVPDGLKTAIVVGIGLFIALIGLVNAGFVRRIPDAAGTTVPVGLGFDGKLLGWPTLVFVFGLILTIGLLVRKVKGAILIGIIASTILSVILEFTLHIGPSFDGKNFNPQGWSLVAPKFTEWAAPDLSLIGKANPIGAFEHLGFVAATLLAFVILLSIFFDAMGTMVGLANEAGTVDKDGNIPDVDRVLQVDALGAIVGGGASVSSNQIYVESGAGIGEGARTGLASIVTGLLFLVAMFFTPLINLVPFEAVAPALVVVGFMMVSQVGKIDWQDWGIAIPAFLTFTLMPFTYSIANGLGAGFIAYVLIRTFQGRVRDIHPLMWAVAAAFLLFFGIGPIEQALGIH
- the hutG gene encoding formimidoylglutamase codes for the protein MPRTALTVDIPPLTWRGRFDGDAAEHRRWWQAVTPYRHETAAAQSLEPGRRPAVILGFSSDAGVLRNKGRVGAAAAPAAIRAALGPLAFHLPREVFDAGDVTVRDNALEAGQARAGLAVSEMLDAGNLTVLLGGGHETAFASYLGVAGSEAVRSGKRLGVLNLDAHFDLREAPEPSSGTPFLQMARAEEATERALNYAVVGISEPNNTRVLFNTAHRLDVKYLLDEDCTAEATRQFVAGFLDTVDVLYLTIDLDVLPAAVAPGVSAPAAFGVPLPVISSVCRQVAASGKLLHLDVAELNPKFDIDQRTAKVAARLVNTLLG
- a CDS encoding TetR family transcriptional regulator, with the protein product MSTPYQAGGRTGQKQRTFQALVAAAREAVAAGLTPTVDDAAAAAGVARSTAYRYFPGQRELLAAAHPETARTSLLPPDAPEDPAARLDAVVLEFTQLIVRTEAQQRTMLRLSLEEAKEDSPLPLRQGRAIAWIEESLHPLRSTWSPAAMRALALTIRSAIGIEALVWLTDIGGLTREQAVASMRWSAQALLRQAVASGPPPH
- a CDS encoding cupin domain-containing protein; this encodes MDAASNPAVISPAAVNPTAIIRGRAEGERRWFFGGGVHTWKAKAEETGGAFMMFEDEMSGGKMTPLHTHPDSDETMFILEGEILVHMDGREHRVGEGGLMVAPRGVPHAFMVTSPHARMLCLHTPGCCQAFYWDASTPLDAGAGGGAMDFGKVQESARRNGGIALLGPPPFGSH
- the hutH gene encoding histidine ammonia-lyase, with translation MTLTTHEPLTVTLGSSGVTPEDVVAVARHDARVTISQEALDTVAKVRAHIDDLAHSEVPAYGISTGFGALANRHIPNELRTQLQKSLIRSHAAGMGPAVEREVVRCIMFLRAKTLASGRTGVRPVVLQTMVDVLNAGITPVVREFGSLGCSGDLAPLSHCALVLMGEGEAAGPDGTLYGSKGQRPVADLLAEHGIEPVTLAEKEGLALVNGTEGMLGMLLMAIADIRQLLTTADITAALSVEALLGTDQVFLPELHAALRPHPGQAASADNMLRVLSNSPIVASHRINDTKVQDAYSLRCAPQVAGAVRDTVDHAALVASRELAAAIDNPVVLPDGRVSSNGNFHGAPVAYVLDFLAITVADLSSIAERRTDRMLDPARSHGLPAFLAADPGVDSGLMIAQYTQAGLVSDNKRLAVPASVDSIPSSAMQEDHVSMGWHAARKLRKAVENLRRVLAIELVTSARAIDMRTQLSGGELIPGPAGAAVLAALRNVVDGPGTDRFLSPELEAADRLVASGEVRAAAESAVGILA
- a CDS encoding urocanate hydratase, which encodes MAPADFTTGARPVKAARGTELTAKSWQTEAPLRMLMNNLDPEVAERPDDLVVYGGTGRAVRSWAAFDAITRTLETMEKDETLLVQSGKPVGVFRTNEWAPRVLLANSNLVGDWANWPEFRRLEAEGLMMYGQMTAGSWIYIGTQGILQGTFETFAAIARKLTGDENGTLAGTLTLTGGCGGMGGAQPLAVTLNDGACLIVDVDETRLRRRAGKRYLDEVETDLDAAIAKVLKAKEERRGWSVGYVGNAAEVFPEILRRHNAGELTVDIVTDQTSAHDPLSYLPEGITVEEWHTEAAADPEGFTKKAQASMARHVQAMVEFQDAGAEVFDYGNSIRDEARKGGYNRAFEFPGFVPAYIRPLFCEGLGPFRWVALSGDPEDIRVTDEAIKELFPENKHLHRWIDAAQERVEFEGLPARICWLGYGERAKAGLLFNQLVKEGKVKAPIVIGRDHLDSGSVASPYRETEAMADGSDAIADWPLLNALLNTASGATWVSIHHGGGVGIGRSIHAGQVSVADGTDLAAEKLERLLTNDPGMGVIRHADAGYDRALEVAKERGVRIPMNEK